TCGGTGGAATGCCTAGAAGATATGATGTACATATATTAGATAAAGTTAGATAGAAGAAGCCATAAGGAGCCCCTTATAGTGACTTGGTTAACAGTTATCTTAAGGCCCCTTTGAACAAATAGTGCAAAAATGTGATATTCAATTTGACTTGGTTGCCGCCGATCTCGCCCACGATGAACTACAACTAGAACAACGGGAAGAGGTGCGGCATGGCCGGAGCAAGCGAGTGCGGCGGCCCGGAGAAGTACCAGCTGGTCTGGGACGTACGGCATCCACCTCACGGAGGCTGCCtacctattactccctccgtcccaaaattcttgtcttaaatttgtctagatacggatgtatctaatactaaaacgtaacttgatacatccgtatttagataaatctaagacaagaattttgagacagagggagtattatcaTGGTGTGCTAGCTATAATACTGACTTGTCTTTCTAGTCGCCACATCTACCATACTGTGTTATAAAGTTATCAAGGAATTGCGTCGCTACAAAATCATATTTCCTTCGTATCCAATTTGTTTGGCTTTAAAGTAATCTTAATCTGAATAAAATCCTAAAATCAATGCCAGTATTGGTATAGCCAGCCAAATACTACTTCACAAATGGGAAGGGAAGCAATAAAGATTAACTCCATAGCCTACATCTGAATTTGTTATATTTATTATTTCAAATATGATAGATCAAGTTCAAAAGTACATGGACACAACAACATATCGTCTCTTCTTCTAAGGAGTCAACGGAATATCACTGTACACTGCATGATGTTAAAATGAACGAGCAAAGCTGACACTTCGAGAGAGGTTGCATTGAGAATTTATATAGACTGGTGAACCCACAAGCTATACATACATTTCTTGCTAGATGAACCTTTTCATCTCATCTTCCAAGTGCAGTTTTCAGTCTCAACTATGACGAACTACTGCTGACACTGACAAGCTTCTCCCGTAGCTTTTCCAAGCGGGCCTGGACAAGGGAGTGTCAGAATAGAAAGTCCGCAGCGCTAAATCATGTGACTGCAATTGGAACCATGAAATGCCAAAACCTTGAAAGACTTGGAGCGACGAATAGATGGGTCAAGATCCAAGGCGCGTGCATACGCATCCTCTGCGTAGTGGTACTCTCCCATTGCAAACAGCGCGTCCCCTCGCAACAAGTGACACTGCATAAATATTGCCCGCAAGAGTTGATGCTTCAGAGACAGGAAGGTTACATGCAGCTTTTATCAAGAAAGGCAAGCACCAAATTTTAAGTGTGTATAGTTGTCCAATAAACGGCCATAAAAGAGAACAACAACATGGACACATTACACATTCAGAGCCAAGCTATGCACAAGGATATTTTCACAACAGTCTGCAAGATAAAGAGAAAAAAGACAAGATACTTGGGCGGTTCAAAAGCATTAAATCTGTGATGTCTCAAAGCTTCAAATGGAGCTTACTAACCTAGGTCCATGATTACAGTTGTGTTATCAGGGCCACATTTATCGGTACATAGTGCAGCCTCGCAGATGTATGTATGAGATTACACTGCCTTTGATATCATACAAGTGAACATGATCTCACACTATGTGGACAGATAAGTTAATCATCAGATTCATCTCGTAATCACCACTCTCGATTTTGTAATTCATGGGTTCATGGTCAGGCATACTAAAGGGTTTATTCAGTTCACTTTACTGTCATAGGTACCCACCCTGGCTTTCCCCAACCTGAACTTGCTTGTTAACGCAAAGCTATCGGCACAAAGTTATCGGTGACAGAAAATGGCCACTCTGAGCCATCCAATTCATAAACAATACACCATAGCTAACTAAAGGATATAGTGTCATGAACAAGCAAAAGAGCTCAATTTAAGTGATACCTGAGGAAATTTGGGAGCTATCCTTATCGCTTCATCTGCATCCGCGAGCGCGCCGGCGCTATCCCCAATCACCAATCTCGCCTTGCACCTGCACAATTGCGACCAAACCATCACATGCCAAGCTCATCATAGTTCACATTTACACTGTCAGACGCTAGTTCTCCAACCAAATTCAGCAGAGCAGAGCAGACCTGCCTCCGTAGGCCAGGTGCAGTCCACCAGGAGCATCCATTGCGATGCTCTACAGCCAGCACAAACAATCCATGGTCATTTCTCAATCAGAATAGCAAGCAGCTCTGTCCATGGCATTCTTCTGAAGAGAAAGGAGACAGACAGCAGAGCACGCAGGCACGGACCTCGGTGAAGAGGTCCTCCGCCTGGGCGGCGTCCCCGTCGGCGAGGGCGGCCTCGGCCTTCTCCCGTAGGGCCAGCGCGGCGAGCCCCGCGGCGGCGTCGAACTCGGCGGCGCCGAGGAGGTGCTCCAGGAGCCGCGCGGCGCGGGCCGCCGTGCCCACGTGGCCGAACACGGCGTTGCCGCGGCCCGGGACTGTGGCTCCGACGTTGGGCCCGGCCCCGCAGCGGCCCAGGCACCCGCAGGACGCCACGTCGacgcgcggcgggggcggcgagagCCCCTCGAGCGCCGCGAGCACCTCGCGCCCGCCCTGCCGCGCGCACGTGCGGT
The window above is part of the Triticum aestivum cultivar Chinese Spring chromosome 2A, IWGSC CS RefSeq v2.1, whole genome shotgun sequence genome. Proteins encoded here:
- the LOC123191005 gene encoding small glutamine-rich tetratricopeptide repeat-containing protein 2 is translated as MATAMAVAGAACASRPPRRRGPAPPGAAAGAVEIRVCTNRTCARQGGREVLAALEGLSPPPPRVDVASCGCLGRCGAGPNVGATVPGRGNAVFGHVGTAARAARLLEHLLGAAEFDAAAGLAALALREKAEAALADGDAAQAEDLFTESIAMDAPGGLHLAYGGRCKARLVIGDSAGALADADEAIRIAPKFPQCHLLRGDALFAMGEYHYAEDAYARALDLDPSIRRSKSFKARLEKLREKLVSVSSSSS